One genomic window of Candidatus Pseudobacter hemicellulosilyticus includes the following:
- the tsf gene encoding translation elongation factor Ts, producing MSTVAITAADINKLRQMTGAGMMDCRKALTETNGDFEAAIDWLRKKGAKVAALRGDREAKEGVVIAQTTADNKTGMAVCVSCETDFVSKNADFVAFAQSIADAAIANNVKSLDELNSVTINGAKVADMVNDKLASIGEKIGITKFERVDADFVSSYIHGANRIGVLVGMNKAAAEAGKDVAMQIAAMNPVAVDSDAVPAATIERERAIVVEQIKTDPKMAGKPDEMIAKIAEGKLNAFFKESTLVNQPFVKDNGKTVGDYLKSVDGGLKVIEFKRVALG from the coding sequence ATGTCAACTGTTGCAATTACAGCCGCTGATATCAACAAACTGCGCCAGATGACCGGTGCAGGTATGATGGACTGCCGCAAAGCGCTGACCGAAACAAACGGCGACTTTGAAGCAGCTATCGACTGGCTCCGTAAAAAAGGCGCCAAAGTAGCCGCTCTCCGTGGTGACCGTGAAGCTAAAGAAGGTGTGGTGATCGCCCAGACAACAGCCGATAACAAAACTGGTATGGCTGTATGTGTAAGCTGCGAAACTGACTTCGTGAGCAAGAACGCCGACTTCGTAGCCTTCGCCCAGTCTATTGCTGATGCTGCTATCGCCAACAACGTAAAAAGCCTGGATGAACTGAACAGCGTTACCATTAACGGCGCCAAAGTGGCCGATATGGTAAATGATAAGCTTGCCTCTATCGGTGAGAAGATCGGTATCACCAAGTTTGAGCGTGTGGACGCTGACTTTGTTTCTTCCTATATCCACGGCGCCAACCGTATTGGCGTACTGGTAGGTATGAACAAAGCCGCTGCTGAAGCCGGTAAGGACGTGGCCATGCAGATTGCTGCCATGAACCCCGTTGCTGTTGATTCCGACGCAGTTCCTGCTGCTACCATCGAGCGCGAAAGGGCTATCGTGGTTGAGCAGATCAAAACCGATCCCAAAATGGCCGGCAAACCTGACGAAATGATCGCCAAGATCGCTGAAGGTAAGCTGAACGCCTTCTTCAAAGAAAGCACCCTGGTTAACCAGCCTTTTGTAAAGGACAATGGTAAAACCGTAGGTGATTACCTGAAGAGCGTGGACGGTGGTCTGAAAGTGATCGAGTTCAAAAGAGTAGCTTTAGGTTAA
- the pyrH gene encoding UMP kinase: protein MLPKYKRVLVKLSGESLMGDKSFGMDSVVLEQYARDIKQIVELGVQVAIVIGGGNIYRGMNEAATGIERAHGDYMGMLATVINGMAMQAMLEKIGVYTRLQSAIKMEQIAEPYIRRRAIRHVEKGRVVIFGAGTGNPYFTTDTAGSLRAIEIQADVILKGTRVDGIYTADPEKDPTAQKYETITFQECISKNLRVMDMTAFTLCMENNLPIIVFDMNRPGNLLKVVCGDRVGTLVKG, encoded by the coding sequence ATGCTGCCTAAGTACAAACGTGTTCTGGTAAAGTTATCGGGTGAGTCTTTGATGGGTGATAAGAGCTTTGGTATGGATTCCGTGGTCCTGGAACAATACGCCCGCGACATCAAACAGATCGTTGAACTGGGTGTACAGGTGGCCATCGTCATTGGTGGTGGTAATATTTACCGCGGCATGAATGAAGCTGCTACCGGCATCGAACGCGCTCATGGCGATTATATGGGCATGCTGGCCACTGTGATCAATGGTATGGCCATGCAGGCCATGCTGGAAAAGATCGGTGTATACACCCGCCTGCAAAGCGCCATCAAAATGGAACAGATCGCTGAACCCTATATCCGCCGCCGCGCTATCCGCCACGTGGAAAAAGGTCGTGTGGTGATCTTTGGAGCAGGTACCGGCAACCCTTACTTTACTACTGATACGGCTGGTTCACTCCGGGCTATTGAGATACAGGCCGATGTAATCCTCAAAGGCACCCGTGTAGATGGTATCTATACGGCCGATCCGGAAAAAGACCCTACTGCCCAGAAATATGAGACCATCACCTTCCAGGAATGCATCTCCAAGAACCTGCGTGTAATGGATATGACCGCCTTCACACTTTGTATGGAGAACAACCTGCCCATCATCGTTTTTGATATGAACAGGCCCGGCAACCTGCTGAAAGTGGTGTGCGGTGACCGCGTTGGAACCCTGGTGAAAGGCTGA
- a CDS encoding Yip1 family protein, whose amino-acid sequence MNLINRAKNILLTPKTEWVLVSGESATLSSLLTTYVLPLAVIPAVAAFLSTLFWTGRLFGFNYALFSAISTYVSAVIAFVVTSLLVDLLAPNFQSQKEIGGSSQLVAYSATAVWVASILGIVPGLGWLGSLAGFVYTVYLMYLGLTPVKKTPEDQRVVYLLIIFVVYVVLSMLLTWLIMGVVFAGILGVAATSLF is encoded by the coding sequence ATGAATCTCATTAACCGCGCGAAAAACATCCTGCTCACCCCCAAGACAGAATGGGTGCTGGTGTCAGGTGAATCAGCGACTCTTTCCTCCCTACTGACCACCTATGTACTGCCGTTGGCCGTTATTCCGGCTGTGGCTGCATTCCTGAGCACCCTGTTCTGGACCGGCCGCTTATTCGGGTTCAACTATGCCCTGTTCTCTGCTATTTCAACCTATGTCAGCGCCGTGATCGCTTTTGTGGTCACCAGTCTGCTGGTAGACCTGCTGGCGCCTAATTTTCAATCTCAGAAAGAGATAGGCGGCTCTTCCCAGCTGGTTGCCTATTCCGCCACAGCTGTCTGGGTAGCCAGTATCCTGGGTATTGTGCCCGGACTGGGCTGGCTGGGCTCCCTGGCAGGGTTTGTATATACCGTTTACCTGATGTACCTGGGCCTTACCCCGGTCAAGAAAACACCGGAAGACCAGCGGGTAGTATACCTCCTGATCATCTTTGTGGTGTATGTTGTATTGTCTATGCTGCTGACCTGGCTGATCATGGGCGTTGTTTTTGCCGGCATCCTGGGAGTAGCTGCTACCTCCCTGTTTTGA
- the pdxH gene encoding pyridoxamine 5'-phosphate oxidase — translation MKKSVADIRTDYQKRSLSEKDVQPTPMQQFDSWWKEAVESELEEVNAMTLATASADGVPSARIMLLKDYDEKGFVFFTNYNSFKGLTLEENPRAALVFFWKELERQVRVTGLVEKVAAAESDEYFNSRPEGSRIGAWVSPQSQVIENRDYLIEREKSVKEAFSSKPVTRPPHWGGFRVKPVIIEFWQGGASRLHDRIQYTLQEDNSWLIERLAP, via the coding sequence ATGAAAAAGTCCGTTGCAGACATCCGCACAGATTATCAGAAAAGATCCCTGTCAGAAAAAGACGTACAACCCACGCCCATGCAGCAGTTCGACAGCTGGTGGAAAGAAGCGGTGGAATCTGAATTGGAAGAAGTAAATGCCATGACGCTGGCTACGGCGTCGGCCGATGGCGTGCCTTCCGCGAGGATCATGTTACTGAAAGATTATGATGAGAAAGGATTTGTTTTCTTCACCAACTACAATAGTTTCAAAGGCCTCACATTGGAAGAGAATCCCCGGGCCGCCCTGGTGTTTTTCTGGAAAGAACTGGAAAGACAGGTACGCGTTACCGGCCTGGTAGAAAAAGTGGCGGCAGCAGAAAGCGACGAGTATTTCAACAGCAGGCCCGAAGGCAGCCGCATAGGCGCCTGGGTATCGCCGCAAAGCCAGGTGATTGAAAACCGCGATTACCTTATTGAGCGGGAGAAGTCCGTGAAAGAAGCGTTCAGCAGCAAGCCTGTTACACGTCCTCCGCACTGGGGAGGATTCCGTGTAAAGCCGGTGATCATTGAATTCTGGCAGGGCGGGGCAAGCCGGCTGCATGACCGTATCCAGTATACTCTACAGGAAGATAACAGCTGGCTGATTGAAAGGCTGGCGCCTTAA
- a CDS encoding HU family DNA-binding protein codes for MNKAELIAKIADDAGITKTQANASLDSFVEAVTKTLKGGGKVTLVGFGTFSVSKRAARNGRNPQTGAVIKIKAKKVARFKAGKELQAKL; via the coding sequence ATGAACAAAGCTGAATTAATCGCAAAGATTGCCGATGACGCAGGCATTACTAAAACTCAAGCCAACGCTTCTCTGGACTCTTTCGTTGAAGCAGTTACTAAGACCCTGAAAGGTGGTGGTAAAGTAACCCTGGTTGGTTTCGGTACTTTCTCTGTTTCCAAGAGAGCTGCCCGTAACGGTCGCAACCCTCAGACCGGCGCTGTTATCAAGATCAAAGCGAAAAAAGTTGCCAGGTTCAAAGCAGGTAAAGAACTGCAAGCTAAATTATAA
- a CDS encoding DUF4286 family protein, translating into MIIYNVTIKVAWPIQEAWLQWMQEVHMPEVLATGCFYKSQLVKLLEVDEEDGPTYAAQYYAASRNDYDVYIEHHSPAIRQKSMDKWGDLFIAFRSVMEIVN; encoded by the coding sequence ATGATCATCTACAATGTCACTATAAAGGTAGCCTGGCCCATCCAGGAAGCCTGGCTGCAATGGATGCAGGAAGTGCATATGCCTGAAGTGCTGGCTACAGGCTGCTTTTACAAGAGCCAGCTGGTAAAGCTCCTGGAGGTGGACGAGGAAGATGGACCTACCTATGCCGCCCAGTATTATGCTGCATCGCGGAATGATTATGACGTGTACATAGAACATCACAGTCCCGCCATCCGCCAGAAAAGCATGGACAAATGGGGCGATCTTTTCATTGCTTTCCGGAGCGTAATGGAGATTGTGAACTGA
- a CDS encoding exodeoxyribonuclease III encodes MRIISYNVNGLRAAMNKGLIDWLKTDPADIICLQETKAMRDNVDYKQFTDLQYHDYWFSAQKKGYSGVAVFTKIKPDNIVYGTGHKVSDEEGRVLQLDFGDTRLINAYFPSGTSGDERQTFKYSWLDELFGYLENLRKEHPRLILCGDYNIAHREIDIHDPKGNKKSSGFLPEERAWMDKFYEAGWIDTFREFHPEPARYSWWSQRFPSVRLQNKGWRIDYINVTSALKDELKDAEILPDVKHSDHCPVYLELKVTGKKAKK; translated from the coding sequence ATGCGCATCATCAGCTACAACGTGAACGGCCTGCGGGCTGCCATGAACAAGGGACTGATCGACTGGCTGAAGACAGACCCTGCGGATATCATTTGTCTGCAGGAAACCAAAGCCATGCGGGACAATGTCGATTATAAACAATTCACCGATCTGCAATACCACGACTACTGGTTCAGCGCACAAAAGAAAGGCTACAGTGGTGTGGCCGTTTTCACCAAGATCAAACCCGACAACATTGTTTATGGCACCGGGCATAAAGTGAGTGATGAAGAAGGCCGTGTGCTGCAGCTCGACTTTGGCGATACCCGGCTGATCAACGCCTATTTTCCCTCCGGTACTTCGGGTGATGAGCGACAGACCTTCAAATACAGCTGGCTGGATGAATTGTTCGGATACCTGGAGAATTTACGGAAAGAACATCCCCGGCTTATCCTTTGCGGGGACTACAACATAGCCCATCGGGAGATTGACATCCATGATCCTAAAGGCAATAAAAAATCATCCGGATTCTTACCTGAAGAACGCGCCTGGATGGATAAATTCTATGAAGCCGGCTGGATTGATACCTTCCGGGAGTTCCACCCCGAACCGGCCCGGTACAGCTGGTGGAGCCAGCGTTTCCCCAGTGTACGGCTGCAGAACAAAGGCTGGCGGATAGACTATATCAATGTCACCAGCGCACTGAAAGACGAGCTGAAGGATGCAGAGATACTTCCGGACGTGAAGCACAGCGATCACTGCCCGGTATACCTGGAACTGAAAGTAACCGGAAAAAAAGCAAAAAAATGA
- a CDS encoding TIGR00730 family Rossman fold protein: MEAASIKKELAPIIPAKEHVYLDGPKSRGYELAFTWRVAMQFLKAFRTLHFLGPCVTVFGSARFREDHPYYDAARKFGARIGEMGFTTLTGGGPGIMEAANRGAFEKGYNSVGCNIILPFEQKANPYLHKFINFEHFFVRKVVLVKYSYAFVIMPGGFGTLDEFFETLTLVQTKSISQFPIVLFGKEYHKDLWEYLEFMAEAGTIAREDLKLVLLTDDIDEAMAHIHSYIQANFTVKPRRRNWWLLEKR; this comes from the coding sequence ATGGAAGCAGCATCAATCAAGAAGGAGTTAGCACCTATTATCCCCGCAAAGGAGCATGTTTACCTGGATGGCCCCAAGAGCCGTGGCTATGAGCTGGCCTTCACCTGGCGCGTAGCCATGCAGTTCCTCAAGGCTTTCCGTACCCTGCACTTTTTGGGCCCCTGCGTTACCGTTTTTGGTTCCGCGCGTTTCCGGGAAGACCATCCCTACTACGATGCCGCCCGGAAATTTGGCGCCCGCATCGGAGAAATGGGCTTCACCACGCTCACCGGTGGCGGCCCCGGCATCATGGAGGCCGCTAACCGCGGCGCTTTTGAAAAAGGCTATAACTCGGTTGGCTGTAATATCATCCTGCCCTTTGAACAGAAGGCTAACCCTTACCTGCATAAGTTCATCAACTTTGAACATTTCTTTGTCCGCAAAGTAGTGCTCGTAAAATACTCCTACGCCTTCGTCATCATGCCCGGCGGCTTTGGTACCCTTGATGAATTCTTCGAGACCCTGACCCTGGTGCAGACCAAATCCATCTCGCAATTCCCCATCGTATTGTTCGGTAAAGAATACCATAAAGATCTCTGGGAATACCTGGAGTTCATGGCCGAAGCCGGCACCATTGCCCGGGAAGACCTTAAATTGGTGTTGCTTACCGACGATATTGACGAAGCTATGGCGCATATCCACTCGTATATCCAGGCTAATTTTACCGTAAAACCACGAAGGAGGAATTGGTGGCTACTGGAGAAAAGATAG
- a CDS encoding AsmA-like C-terminal region-containing protein yields MRKWLVKGLKITGVSVGSLLLLMFLLPFLFPNFVEKKIKSWANNAIVSDVDFSRARLSFFHHFPSLTLTLDDFILHGSPPFRKDTLVAANEIALGIDLGSIFSSSLNINQIFLSDGRIEIKVNKEGLANYNVYKSDSVQSASVDTDSGSASLRLENIHLDRINLTYRDRSIPMAITAKGLHYAGKGDLSKAIFDLYSEIEVDTFRFSYDGETYISNKQVRADLITKINTHSLALLFEKNDLMINQLPVQLSGKFEFLADGYDMDFKLVSRETDLHDVFTAFPQSVLQWLETTDVKGYTEMNASLKGKYSAATNTSPDLQFNMKIRNGSIAHKNAPLPAKNIFLNMETRLPSLNMDSLYVNIDSVFFNIDQDRFSAHLQWKGMQEPAIKAKMNADLDLDKWNKAFGMASADLKGRLRLDFKADGLFARGPDPHSLRKDTVITHIPAFTLTSSLTDGYFKYSSLPQAVQDIGFQLDAGCADGIYDHTQIALNSLQAKVLSNFIKGHFHIDNIRDFPVEGSLQTVFHLADVKQFYPLDSLDLAGDLRIDITTKGKYNPAKKLFPVTEGQFLLKDGSIQTKYYPSPIEKIQVEASVTDTKGTLSDLKVAIRPISFELDQQQFLVQANLQNFNDLEYNITSNGVLDLGKLYRLFAVDGYNVKGFIQTDLALRGRQSDAMAGRYGKLYGKGTMKVRDIALTSELFPQPFFVNTGLFRFDQDKMWFEAFTGQYGKSKLELKGHLNNVLGYALQPDQPLRGDFELTTPYFLVDEWMVFAGDSSSTPEADAGNSGVVMIPANLELVFKAAAGKVEYNGLLLKDFKGQVELANGKLQLKETGFNLADAPISMEASYASTSPLKAVFDYHVKADTLNVKKAYNQIPIFREMAPAAAGAEGIISLDYSLSGRLDANMMPVYPSLKGGGDLVIQKVKMKGFKLMNAVSASTGKEDIKDPDLSKVTLKTKIANNIITIERVKMKVAGFRPRFEGQVSFDGKFNLTGRLGLPPLGIIGIPFTVTGTRDNPKVKLRKGKETDELEETEDEEVE; encoded by the coding sequence ATGCGCAAGTGGCTCGTGAAAGGACTGAAGATAACCGGAGTATCGGTTGGCAGTCTGCTACTCCTGATGTTTCTCCTCCCGTTCCTGTTCCCCAATTTCGTAGAAAAAAAGATCAAGTCCTGGGCTAATAACGCCATCGTGAGCGATGTGGATTTTTCCAGGGCGAGACTGTCGTTCTTCCATCACTTCCCTTCTCTCACCCTTACGCTGGATGATTTTATCCTGCATGGCTCGCCGCCCTTCCGCAAAGATACCCTGGTGGCCGCCAACGAAATTGCACTGGGCATTGACCTCGGTTCCATTTTCTCTAGTTCCCTCAATATTAACCAGATCTTCCTCAGCGACGGCCGTATTGAGATCAAGGTCAACAAAGAAGGCCTGGCCAATTACAATGTCTATAAATCAGATTCTGTCCAGAGCGCCAGCGTGGACACGGATTCCGGCAGCGCCTCGCTCCGCCTGGAGAACATCCACCTGGACCGGATCAACCTGACTTACCGGGACCGGTCGATCCCCATGGCCATCACCGCCAAAGGGCTGCATTATGCCGGTAAAGGGGATCTCAGTAAAGCCATCTTCGACCTCTACTCCGAAATTGAAGTAGATACTTTCCGGTTCTCCTATGATGGCGAGACCTACATCAGTAACAAACAGGTACGCGCCGACCTTATTACCAAGATCAATACCCATTCACTGGCCCTGCTCTTTGAGAAGAACGACCTGATGATCAACCAGCTGCCTGTACAGCTCAGCGGCAAATTCGAATTCCTGGCCGATGGGTATGATATGGATTTCAAGCTGGTATCCCGTGAGACCGACCTCCATGATGTTTTCACCGCTTTTCCGCAATCCGTTTTGCAATGGCTGGAAACTACTGACGTGAAAGGATACACCGAGATGAATGCTTCGCTCAAAGGAAAATACAGCGCCGCCACCAATACCTCGCCCGACCTGCAGTTCAACATGAAGATCAGGAACGGCTCCATTGCTCATAAGAATGCTCCGCTCCCGGCAAAGAATATCTTTCTCAATATGGAGACCCGGCTGCCGTCGTTGAATATGGACAGCCTGTACGTTAACATCGACAGTGTCTTCTTTAATATCGACCAGGACCGTTTCAGCGCACACCTGCAATGGAAAGGCATGCAGGAGCCGGCAATCAAAGCCAAAATGAATGCCGACCTGGACCTGGACAAATGGAACAAAGCTTTTGGTATGGCCTCGGCCGATCTGAAAGGCAGGCTCAGGCTGGATTTCAAGGCCGATGGCCTGTTTGCCCGCGGCCCGGATCCCCATAGCCTTCGCAAGGATACAGTGATCACCCATATCCCGGCATTTACCCTGACCTCTTCGCTTACTGATGGTTATTTCAAATACAGTTCTTTACCACAGGCAGTGCAGGACATCGGTTTCCAGCTGGACGCCGGTTGCGCCGATGGCATTTATGATCATACGCAGATAGCGCTGAACAGCCTCCAGGCCAAAGTGCTCAGCAATTTTATCAAAGGTCATTTCCATATTGATAATATCAGGGATTTTCCGGTAGAAGGCAGCCTGCAGACCGTTTTCCACCTGGCAGATGTGAAACAGTTCTACCCGCTGGATAGCCTGGACCTGGCCGGTGACCTGCGCATTGATATCACCACCAAAGGAAAATACAACCCTGCCAAAAAACTCTTTCCGGTAACCGAAGGACAGTTCCTGTTAAAGGACGGCAGCATCCAGACAAAATACTATCCCAGCCCTATAGAGAAGATCCAGGTAGAAGCATCAGTAACGGATACCAAAGGCACGCTGAGCGACCTCAAAGTAGCCATCAGGCCCATCTCCTTTGAGCTGGACCAACAGCAGTTCCTGGTGCAGGCCAACCTGCAAAATTTCAACGACCTGGAATACAATATCACCTCCAATGGTGTGCTGGACCTGGGCAAGCTCTATCGCCTCTTTGCAGTGGATGGTTATAATGTGAAAGGTTTTATCCAGACCGATCTTGCCCTGCGTGGCCGCCAAAGCGATGCCATGGCCGGCCGGTATGGCAAGCTTTACGGTAAAGGCACCATGAAAGTGCGGGACATTGCGCTGACCAGCGAACTGTTCCCGCAGCCGTTTTTTGTGAACACCGGCCTGTTCCGCTTTGACCAGGACAAGATGTGGTTTGAAGCCTTTACCGGCCAGTATGGCAAAAGCAAACTGGAATTGAAAGGTCATCTCAACAATGTCCTGGGTTATGCCTTGCAGCCCGATCAACCGCTGCGCGGGGATTTTGAACTGACCACCCCTTATTTCCTGGTAGATGAATGGATGGTCTTTGCTGGTGATTCCAGTTCAACCCCTGAAGCTGATGCCGGTAATTCCGGTGTGGTGATGATCCCTGCCAACCTGGAATTGGTCTTCAAGGCTGCCGCTGGAAAAGTGGAATACAATGGCCTGCTGCTGAAAGATTTTAAAGGACAGGTAGAACTGGCCAATGGCAAATTGCAACTCAAAGAAACCGGCTTTAACCTGGCAGACGCGCCCATCAGTATGGAAGCCAGTTATGCCAGCACTTCGCCATTAAAGGCTGTTTTCGATTACCATGTAAAAGCCGATACCCTCAACGTTAAGAAGGCTTATAACCAGATCCCCATCTTCCGGGAAATGGCGCCCGCTGCGGCTGGAGCGGAAGGGATCATTTCGCTGGACTATTCCCTGTCTGGTAGGTTGGATGCCAACATGATGCCGGTATATCCTTCGCTGAAAGGCGGTGGGGACCTGGTGATCCAGAAAGTAAAAATGAAAGGGTTTAAACTAATGAATGCTGTAAGCGCCAGCACCGGCAAAGAAGATATCAAAGACCCGGACCTTTCCAAGGTGACGCTCAAAACAAAAATTGCCAATAATATCATCACCATCGAAAGGGTAAAAATGAAAGTGGCGGGCTTCCGTCCCCGTTTTGAAGGACAGGTGAGCTTTGATGGTAAATTCAACCTGACGGGCCGACTGGGCCTGCCGCCGCTGGGTATCATTGGTATTCCTTTTACGGTAACGGGAACAAGGGATAATCCGAAAGTGAAGCTGAGAAAGGGTAAGGAGACGGATGAGCTGGAAGAGACGGAGGATGAGGAGGTAGAATAA
- the metH gene encoding methionine synthase, producing MSETIHIKPYLRLSGLEPLIVRPETNFVNVGERTNVTGSKKFARLVRENKYEEALSVARQQVESGAQVIDVNMDDALLDGVKAMTTFLNLVQSEPDIARIPIMIDSSKFEIIEAGLKCVQGKCIVNSISMKEGVEKFIREANICKMYGAAVVVMAFDENGQADTLQRRVDICTKAYQILTEEVGFEPQDIIFDPNIFAVATGIEEHNNYAVDFIEATRLIKQRMPLAKISGGVSNISFSFRGNDHVREAMHSVFLLHAIKAGMDMGIVNAGQLMVYDEIEPQLRELCEDVIQNRRADATDRLISFAETVKAKGKTEVKDEAWRNNSVVERLKHALVNGITDYIDQDTEEARQQFARPLEVIEGPLMDGMNIVGDLFGSGKMFLPQVVKSARVMKKSVAVLTPYIEEEKLRNPGAQKGGAARILLATVKGDVHDIGKNIVGVVLGCNGYDIIDLGVMVPADKILETAIKENVDIVGLSGLITPSLDEMVHVAREMKRRNMNQPLLIGGATTSRMHTAVKIAPEYENGVVHVLDASRSVTVAGSLLSQEQKPDFLGKLKTEYIKLKEDFSSKKSVKQYLSFGEAQQNKVAINWDSFTPVKPGFTGTKVFEDYPLEEIAQYIDWQPFFIAWELHGKFPQILSDEKVGKEATKLYEDAKVLLDQLIREKWLTARGVIGFWPAQATAADTVVIKNNQDLVQLDFLRQQIKKAPGQPNISLADFIKPAPANANGHFADYMGAFTTTIQGIEPHLQRFIDNHDDYNKITLQVLADRLVEAFAELLHERVRKEFWGYAKEEQLSNEDLIRESYSGIRPAPGYPACPDHTEKYKLFDLLGGQETTGITLTESLAMYPASSVSGWYFAHPQSQYFGIGKIKKDQVEDYAQRKDMPVEEVEKWLRPVLEYDV from the coding sequence ATGAGCGAGACGATACATATCAAACCATACCTCCGCCTCTCTGGCCTTGAGCCCCTTATTGTCCGTCCCGAAACCAACTTCGTAAACGTTGGGGAAAGGACCAACGTGACCGGCTCCAAGAAATTTGCGCGCCTTGTCCGGGAAAACAAATACGAAGAAGCCCTGAGCGTAGCCCGCCAGCAGGTGGAAAGCGGCGCCCAGGTCATTGACGTGAACATGGACGATGCCCTGCTGGACGGGGTAAAAGCCATGACCACTTTTCTCAACCTGGTGCAGAGTGAACCGGATATCGCCCGGATACCCATCATGATCGACAGCTCCAAGTTCGAGATCATTGAAGCCGGCCTGAAATGCGTACAGGGTAAATGTATCGTGAACTCTATCTCCATGAAAGAAGGCGTGGAGAAATTTATCCGTGAAGCCAATATCTGCAAAATGTATGGCGCCGCCGTGGTGGTAATGGCCTTTGACGAAAACGGCCAGGCCGATACCCTCCAGCGCCGCGTGGATATCTGCACCAAGGCTTACCAGATCCTGACGGAAGAAGTTGGGTTTGAACCACAGGACATCATTTTTGACCCCAATATCTTTGCTGTAGCCACCGGCATTGAAGAACACAATAACTACGCCGTTGACTTTATTGAAGCCACCCGCCTCATCAAGCAAAGAATGCCCCTGGCCAAGATCAGCGGCGGTGTCAGCAATATCTCTTTCTCCTTCCGCGGCAATGATCATGTCCGCGAAGCCATGCACAGCGTATTCCTGCTCCATGCCATCAAAGCCGGCATGGATATGGGCATCGTGAATGCGGGCCAGCTGATGGTCTATGACGAAATAGAACCACAGCTCCGCGAGCTTTGCGAAGATGTGATCCAGAATCGTCGCGCGGACGCTACCGACCGCCTCATCAGTTTTGCCGAGACCGTCAAAGCCAAAGGCAAAACAGAAGTGAAGGACGAAGCCTGGCGCAATAACTCCGTAGTAGAACGCCTCAAGCATGCCCTGGTAAATGGTATCACCGACTATATCGACCAGGATACAGAAGAAGCCCGGCAGCAGTTTGCCCGCCCGCTCGAAGTGATCGAAGGACCGCTCATGGATGGTATGAACATAGTAGGTGATCTCTTTGGCAGTGGTAAGATGTTCCTCCCCCAGGTGGTGAAAAGCGCCCGCGTGATGAAAAAAAGCGTGGCTGTACTCACCCCCTATATCGAAGAAGAAAAACTAAGAAACCCCGGGGCCCAGAAGGGCGGCGCTGCCAGGATACTCCTGGCCACCGTAAAAGGCGATGTGCATGATATTGGTAAGAACATTGTTGGTGTAGTACTGGGCTGTAACGGTTATGATATCATTGACCTCGGAGTAATGGTGCCTGCCGATAAGATCCTGGAAACAGCCATCAAGGAAAATGTAGACATCGTGGGACTGAGCGGTCTGATCACCCCCTCCCTGGATGAGATGGTGCATGTGGCCCGTGAAATGAAACGCCGCAATATGAACCAGCCCCTGCTGATCGGCGGCGCTACTACTTCCCGGATGCACACTGCCGTTAAGATAGCACCTGAATACGAAAATGGCGTTGTACACGTACTGGACGCCTCCCGCAGTGTTACGGTGGCTGGTTCCCTGCTGAGCCAGGAGCAAAAACCCGATTTTCTCGGCAAGCTCAAAACGGAATATATCAAACTCAAGGAAGACTTCAGCAGCAAGAAATCCGTCAAGCAATATTTATCCTTTGGAGAGGCCCAGCAAAACAAAGTGGCCATCAACTGGGATAGCTTCACACCTGTAAAACCAGGTTTTACAGGCACCAAAGTATTTGAAGACTATCCGCTGGAAGAGATCGCCCAATACATCGACTGGCAACCTTTCTTCATTGCCTGGGAACTGCACGGTAAATTCCCGCAGATCCTCTCCGATGAAAAAGTAGGTAAGGAAGCCACTAAACTATACGAGGATGCCAAAGTCCTGCTGGACCAGCTCATCCGTGAAAAATGGCTTACCGCCCGTGGCGTGATCGGCTTCTGGCCCGCCCAGGCCACCGCTGCCGATACCGTGGTGATCAAGAACAACCAGGACCTGGTGCAACTGGATTTCCTGCGTCAGCAGATCAAGAAAGCCCCCGGCCAGCCCAATATCAGCCTGGCCGACTTTATAAAACCCGCTCCGGCCAATGCCAATGGCCATTTCGCGGACTATATGGGCGCCTTCACCACCACCATCCAGGGTATTGAACCACACCTGCAACGCTTCATCGATAACCACGACGACTATAACAAGATCACCCTGCAGGTCCTGGCCGACCGCCTCGTGGAAGCCTTTGCCGAACTACTGCATGAGCGTGTCCGGAAAGAGTTCTGGGGCTATGCCAAAGAGGAGCAGCTCAGCAATGAGGACCTGATCCGTGAATCCTATTCCGGCATCCGTCCTGCTCCCGGCTATCCCGCCTGCCCGGACCATACCGAGAAATACAAACTATTCGATCTGCTGGGCGGCCAGGAGACCACCGGCATCACCCTCACCGAATCCCTGGCCATGTATCCCGCCTCTTCCGTCAGCGGCTGGTATTTTGCCCATCCGCAAAGCCAGTACTTCGGTATTGGCAAGATCAAAAAGGACCAGGTAGAGGATTATGCACAGCGGAAGGATATGCCTGTGGAAGAAGTAGAGAAGTGGTTGAGGCCGGTGTTGGAGTATGATGTGTGA